Proteins from one Planctomyces sp. SH-PL62 genomic window:
- a CDS encoding right-handed parallel beta-helix repeat-containing protein, whose protein sequence is MLINRGASRNLLSGNFVGTTASGNAALGNRLDGVAIDRAHGNQLLGTTFPQSPFVFYNVLSGNGGNGLRVTNSNDTTVQANFLGAGADNATIVANGGDGLLISGSSRNTQVGGVIPLGNVISGNNRNGIEVRDTASGFISFNTFAGIFAFAGAAPNRGDGILITSSGGNNQVRTSIVSGNLGDGIELSGRATGVQITDTAIGTNTDIQTAIPNGGSGIRIAGRAHGNAIGGFQPSVEPRVTISANGGYGIEVVEKARDNAIFNTYIGTNAGGDVALGNRLGGVLLGPGTKSTRIGGDASPFFVKIADNGGDGLAVRSSRNNAVQGVEIVANRGYGLFAEGDASGSVVRNSTITDNARGNVNLTNSRGVVYIP, encoded by the coding sequence GTGCTCATCAACCGCGGGGCCTCCCGGAACCTCCTGAGCGGCAACTTCGTCGGGACGACCGCCTCCGGGAACGCGGCCCTGGGGAACCGGCTGGACGGCGTGGCCATCGACCGCGCCCACGGCAACCAGCTCCTAGGCACCACCTTCCCGCAGAGCCCGTTCGTCTTCTACAACGTGCTCAGCGGCAACGGCGGCAACGGCCTGCGGGTCACGAACTCCAACGACACGACCGTCCAGGCGAACTTCCTGGGCGCCGGCGCCGACAACGCCACGATCGTCGCCAACGGCGGCGACGGACTGCTGATCTCCGGAAGCTCTCGGAACACGCAGGTGGGGGGCGTGATCCCGCTGGGCAACGTGATCTCCGGCAACAACCGCAACGGCATCGAGGTCCGCGACACGGCCAGCGGCTTCATCTCGTTCAACACCTTCGCCGGGATCTTCGCCTTCGCCGGCGCGGCGCCGAACCGCGGCGACGGCATCCTGATCACGTCGAGCGGCGGGAACAACCAGGTCCGCACGAGCATCGTCTCGGGCAACCTCGGCGACGGCATCGAGCTGAGCGGACGGGCGACCGGCGTCCAGATCACCGACACCGCGATCGGCACCAACACCGACATCCAGACGGCCATCCCGAACGGCGGCAGCGGGATCCGGATCGCCGGCCGCGCCCACGGCAACGCCATCGGCGGCTTCCAGCCCTCGGTCGAGCCCCGAGTGACGATCTCGGCCAACGGCGGCTACGGGATCGAGGTCGTCGAGAAGGCCCGCGACAACGCGATCTTCAACACCTACATCGGCACCAACGCCGGGGGCGACGTCGCCCTGGGCAACCGCCTCGGCGGCGTCCTGCTGGGCCCCGGGACGAAGTCCACCCGGATCGGCGGCGACGCCTCGCCGTTCTTCGTCAAGATCGCCGACAACGGCGGCGACGGCCTGGCCGTCCGATCGTCGCGGAACAACGCCGTGCAGGGCGTCGAGATCGTCGCCAACCGGGGCTACGGCCTCTTCGCCGAAGGGGACGCCTCGGGCAGCGTCGTGCGGAACTCCACCATCACCGACAACGCCCGGGGGAACGTGAACCTGACGAACTCCCGGGGCGTCGTCTACATCCCCTGA
- a CDS encoding acyltransferase family protein, whose translation MKNHSTLDRPPGDRDNAVGLMRFVLTSLVILSHSFHFYGVSHTLDPMARATWAQYTLGRLAVDAFFVLSGFLVARSWETSRGLTDFLKKRAARVYPGFFVAIAFATLVAAPWLVARGGTAAWSAPFWSGIALPALMLDYGNLGVNGSLWTIRYDFYYYLFIGMVGWAGMFSKRWPVLAMWAASWLVYASWFKAGLPAGIDEQHPRLLTCFLAGAVCYAYRHRIPVKWSWFAVSMAVLVLYSEDWSYRYWPYRLMPVIFPIFGTYAVLFAAFRPGARAAKFAWLGDYSYGLFLYAYPVQLILLTAYRSKLNSFTLFLSAWAIAGALAFLSLYLVERPIMRLSRKGSTPRRATPPPHFSMAEEPRVVATVAVASTTP comes from the coding sequence ATGAAAAATCACTCAACGTTGGATCGCCCGCCGGGCGACCGTGACAACGCCGTGGGCCTGATGCGGTTCGTCCTGACGAGCCTCGTCATCCTCTCCCACTCGTTCCATTTCTACGGGGTATCGCACACCCTCGACCCGATGGCGCGGGCGACCTGGGCCCAGTACACGCTGGGTCGGCTGGCGGTCGACGCCTTCTTCGTCCTGAGCGGCTTCCTGGTCGCCCGGAGCTGGGAGACCTCGCGCGGCCTGACGGATTTCCTCAAGAAGCGGGCGGCGCGGGTCTACCCGGGCTTCTTCGTGGCGATCGCCTTCGCCACCCTCGTGGCGGCGCCCTGGCTCGTGGCGAGGGGGGGGACCGCGGCCTGGAGCGCCCCGTTCTGGAGCGGCATCGCCCTCCCGGCGCTGATGCTCGACTACGGCAACCTGGGGGTGAACGGCTCGCTCTGGACGATCCGTTACGACTTCTATTACTACCTGTTCATCGGCATGGTGGGCTGGGCGGGGATGTTCTCGAAGCGCTGGCCGGTCCTGGCGATGTGGGCCGCCTCCTGGCTGGTCTATGCGTCCTGGTTCAAGGCCGGGCTGCCGGCCGGGATCGACGAGCAGCACCCCCGGCTGCTGACCTGCTTCCTGGCCGGGGCGGTCTGCTACGCGTACCGGCATCGGATCCCGGTCAAGTGGTCGTGGTTCGCCGTGTCGATGGCGGTCCTGGTCCTCTATTCCGAGGACTGGTCGTATCGCTACTGGCCGTACCGGCTGATGCCGGTGATCTTCCCGATCTTCGGCACGTACGCGGTCCTGTTCGCGGCCTTCCGCCCCGGAGCCCGCGCCGCGAAGTTCGCGTGGCTCGGCGATTACTCCTACGGGCTGTTCCTGTACGCCTACCCGGTCCAGCTCATCCTGCTGACGGCGTATCGGTCCAAGCTGAACTCGTTCACGCTGTTCCTGTCGGCGTGGGCCATCGCGGGGGCTCTCGCCTTCCTGAGCCTCTACCTCGTCGAACGCCCGATCATGCGACTGTCCCGAAAAGGCTCGACGCCGCGCCGAGCGACCCCCCCGCCCCACTTCTCGATGGCCGAGGAGCCGCGAGTCGTCGCCACCGTCGCCGTCGCCTCGACGACGCCCTGA
- a CDS encoding polyphosphate kinase 2 family protein, translating into MLKLEDVVERCRISHPEKFRLKDHDPSWSGDKGVPKAERKAFAEAILARSVAELAEAQERLYASDAWSVLVVLQAMDAAGKDGTIKHVMSGVNPQGCQVFSFKQPSVEELDHNFLWRYTKALPERGRIGIFNRSYYEEVLVVRVHPELAHAERIPGSRIDESFWSGRFEDINNLERHLDRNGTKVLKFFLDVSKEEQRRRFLKRLDDPTRHWKFSPSDISERGRWDDYMKAYEEAISATSTPWAPWHVVPADHKWVARAIVAHTIAEALDDLNLKYPEVTPEQLAAIEAAKTELCDGRTD; encoded by the coding sequence ATGTTGAAGCTCGAAGACGTCGTCGAGAGGTGCCGGATCTCGCATCCCGAGAAATTCCGGCTCAAGGACCACGACCCCTCCTGGTCGGGCGACAAGGGGGTCCCCAAGGCCGAGCGGAAGGCGTTCGCCGAGGCGATCCTGGCCCGGAGCGTCGCCGAGCTGGCCGAGGCCCAGGAGCGGCTCTACGCCTCCGACGCCTGGTCCGTCCTGGTCGTCCTCCAGGCGATGGACGCGGCCGGCAAGGACGGCACGATCAAGCATGTGATGTCGGGCGTGAATCCCCAGGGCTGCCAGGTCTTCAGCTTCAAGCAGCCCTCCGTCGAGGAGCTCGACCACAACTTCCTGTGGCGCTACACCAAGGCCCTCCCCGAGCGGGGGCGGATCGGCATCTTCAACCGATCTTACTATGAGGAAGTCCTGGTGGTCCGCGTCCATCCCGAGCTGGCCCACGCCGAGCGCATCCCGGGCTCCCGGATCGACGAGTCGTTCTGGAGCGGTCGATTCGAGGACATCAACAACCTGGAGCGCCACCTGGACCGCAACGGGACCAAGGTCCTCAAGTTCTTTCTGGACGTCTCGAAGGAGGAGCAGCGGCGGCGGTTCCTCAAGCGGCTGGACGACCCGACGCGGCACTGGAAGTTCTCGCCGTCGGACATCTCCGAGCGGGGCCGTTGGGATGACTACATGAAAGCGTATGAGGAAGCCATCTCCGCCACCAGCACGCCGTGGGCGCCCTGGCACGTCGTCCCGGCCGACCACAAGTGGGTCGCCCGCGCCATCGTCGCCCACACCATCGCCGAGGCCCTGGACGACCTGAATCTGAAGTATCCCGAGGTCACGCCCGAGCAGCTCGCCGCCATCGAGGCGGCCAAAACGGAGCTTTGTGACGGTCGCACCGACTAG
- a CDS encoding sulfatase-like hydrolase/transferase, which translates to MTPSRRRPFDLPSALSLSLSLALALALVLTPTPGAARGTAEGASRPNVLFLYSDDHRADAIGALGNPAVRTPHLDALARRGTILTRAYCNGSDQGAVCVPSRAMLMTGRGLFRVDMKMEGQGTWPQAFGAAGYDTFATGKWHNGPKSLRKSFQKAEAVFFGGMGDPYKLPLRDMAPDGSFGDDRPSGAHSVEVFADAASRFIRGRRDDSPFLCYVAFNAPHDPRVAPAEYRAKYRDDAIPLPADFLPQHPFDDGELLIRDERLAPWPRTPEVVRRHLADYYAAIEHLDAQVGRILDALRDSGRLDDTLVVFAGDHGLAIGSHGLMGKQNLYEHSMRSPAILAGPGVPAGRQVDALAYLHDLFPTLGELAGVAGPGGSEGLGLTPVFEGREPSRRADLFTAYRDVQRAIRDDRWKLIAYPRINKVQLFDLASDPHELHDLAADPARVAVLDRLTALLRRRQAEAGDDLPLRSEHPEPEAFDFSRAP; encoded by the coding sequence ATGACCCCCTCGCGACGACGCCCGTTCGACCTGCCGTCGGCCCTGAGCCTGAGCCTGAGCCTGGCCCTGGCCCTGGCCCTCGTCCTGACGCCGACGCCGGGGGCCGCCCGCGGGACGGCCGAGGGGGCGAGCCGGCCGAACGTCCTGTTCCTCTACAGCGACGACCACCGGGCCGACGCGATCGGGGCCCTCGGGAACCCGGCCGTGCGCACGCCCCACCTCGACGCGCTGGCCCGGCGCGGGACGATCCTCACGCGGGCCTACTGCAACGGCTCCGACCAGGGGGCCGTCTGCGTCCCCTCGCGGGCGATGCTCATGACCGGGCGCGGGCTGTTCCGCGTCGACATGAAGATGGAAGGGCAGGGGACCTGGCCCCAGGCCTTCGGCGCGGCCGGCTACGACACGTTCGCGACCGGCAAGTGGCACAACGGGCCGAAGTCGCTCCGCAAGTCGTTCCAGAAGGCCGAGGCCGTCTTCTTCGGCGGGATGGGCGACCCCTACAAGCTGCCGTTGCGGGATATGGCCCCGGACGGCTCGTTCGGCGACGACCGCCCCAGCGGCGCGCACTCGGTCGAGGTGTTCGCCGACGCCGCCTCGCGATTCATCCGGGGCCGTCGCGACGACTCCCCGTTCCTCTGCTACGTCGCCTTCAACGCCCCGCACGACCCGCGCGTCGCGCCGGCCGAGTACCGGGCGAAGTACCGCGACGACGCGATCCCGCTCCCGGCCGACTTCCTCCCGCAGCACCCGTTCGACGACGGCGAGCTGCTGATCCGCGACGAGCGGCTGGCCCCCTGGCCGCGCACGCCCGAGGTCGTCCGCCGGCACCTGGCCGACTACTACGCCGCGATCGAGCACCTCGACGCCCAGGTCGGCCGGATCCTCGACGCGCTCCGGGATTCGGGCCGGCTGGACGACACGCTCGTGGTCTTCGCCGGCGATCACGGCCTGGCGATCGGCAGCCACGGACTCATGGGGAAGCAGAACCTTTACGAGCACTCGATGCGGTCGCCGGCGATCCTGGCCGGCCCCGGCGTCCCGGCCGGGCGGCAGGTCGACGCGCTCGCCTATCTCCACGACCTCTTCCCGACGCTCGGCGAGCTGGCGGGCGTCGCCGGCCCCGGGGGGAGCGAGGGCCTCGGCCTCACGCCGGTCTTCGAAGGCCGCGAGCCCTCCCGACGGGCCGACCTGTTCACCGCCTACCGGGACGTCCAGCGAGCCATCCGCGACGACCGCTGGAAGCTGATCGCCTACCCTCGCATCAACAAGGTCCAGCTTTTCGACCTCGCGTCCGACCCCCACGAACTCCACGACCTCGCCGCCGACCCCGCCCGCGTCGCCGTTCTCGACCGCCTGACGGCCCTCCTCCGCCGCCGCCAGGCCGAGGCCGGCGACGACCTCCCGCTCCGCTCCGAACACCCCGAACCCGAGGCGTTCGACTTCTCCAGGGCGCCCTGA
- the rlmN gene encoding 23S rRNA (adenine(2503)-C(2))-methyltransferase RlmN, translating into MQGGEPREIEGQAGAEAKRPLFGASADELRAWVVGCGHKAYRVKQVLQWAFHRRARSFGDMTDVPLDLRKKLDAEWTLFATELAFRGVADDGAEKLLLRCRDGRNIECVLMGDAESTRRTVCISTQVGCGMGCVFCASGLKGVERNLTSAEIFDQVLQAQSLLPPGESVTHIVVMGMGESLANLDNLLVALDRVCSPADGLGMSQRRVTVSTVGLPEKIRKLAAQDRQYHLAVSLHAPTEALRDELVPVNEKIGLAAVLEAADDYFRITGRQVTYEYVMLGGVNDRREHARALGKLLKGRKSHVNLIPYNPVAGLPFRRPEPEDVRRFVSDVESYGVSVTIRRTRGRSIDAACGQLRRRFEDQDQARGEPEPVAIGGPS; encoded by the coding sequence ATGCAAGGCGGGGAGCCGCGAGAGATCGAGGGCCAGGCCGGGGCCGAGGCCAAGCGCCCGTTGTTCGGGGCGTCGGCCGACGAGCTGCGCGCGTGGGTCGTGGGGTGCGGGCACAAGGCGTATCGGGTCAAGCAGGTCCTCCAGTGGGCCTTCCACCGGCGGGCGAGGTCGTTCGGCGACATGACCGACGTCCCGCTCGACCTGCGCAAGAAGCTGGACGCCGAGTGGACCCTGTTCGCCACCGAGCTGGCGTTCCGGGGCGTCGCCGACGACGGCGCCGAGAAGCTGCTGCTCCGCTGCCGCGACGGCCGCAACATCGAGTGCGTGCTGATGGGCGACGCCGAGAGCACGCGGCGGACCGTCTGCATCAGCACCCAGGTCGGCTGCGGCATGGGGTGCGTCTTCTGCGCCAGCGGGCTCAAGGGGGTCGAACGCAACCTGACCTCGGCCGAGATCTTCGACCAGGTGTTGCAGGCCCAGTCGCTGCTGCCGCCGGGCGAGTCGGTCACGCACATCGTGGTCATGGGGATGGGGGAGAGCCTCGCGAACCTGGACAACCTCCTCGTCGCGCTCGACCGGGTCTGCTCGCCGGCCGACGGCCTGGGGATGAGCCAGCGTCGGGTGACGGTCTCGACGGTCGGCCTGCCGGAGAAGATCCGCAAGCTCGCGGCGCAGGACCGCCAGTACCACCTGGCCGTCTCGCTGCACGCGCCGACGGAGGCGCTCCGCGACGAGCTGGTCCCGGTGAACGAGAAGATCGGCCTGGCCGCCGTGCTGGAGGCCGCCGACGACTACTTCCGCATCACCGGCCGCCAGGTGACCTATGAATACGTCATGCTGGGGGGCGTCAACGACCGCCGCGAGCACGCCCGGGCGCTCGGGAAGCTCCTGAAGGGCCGCAAGTCGCACGTCAACCTGATCCCGTACAACCCGGTCGCCGGCCTGCCGTTCCGCCGCCCCGAGCCGGAGGACGTCCGGCGGTTCGTCTCGGACGTGGAGAGCTACGGCGTCTCGGTGACGATCCGGCGCACCCGGGGCCGTTCGATCGACGCCGCCTGCGGCCAGCTCCGACGCCGGTTCGAGGACCAGGACCAGGCCCGGGGCGAGCCCGAGCCCGTCGCGATCGGCGGGCCTTCGTGA
- a CDS encoding RNA polymerase sigma factor produces the protein MSRGELDALERQLEARDPDVRLMIQIRDDVPGAFEAMVSRYQDRLVGVLLHIVGNQEEAEDLSQDVFLRVYKARRGYRPKAKFSTWLFTIANNLAINHARSKGRKPTASFGPPGDDSRAESPAYGVPGREATASAQMRKVELSEIVRDALQVLNEDQKMAVLLNKFEEMSYAEIAQVMNRSPAAVKSLLARARNELRERLEPYLELDAPAPAPRTTGG, from the coding sequence GTGAGCCGTGGAGAACTCGACGCCCTGGAGCGCCAGCTCGAGGCGCGCGACCCCGACGTGCGGCTGATGATCCAGATCCGCGACGACGTCCCGGGGGCGTTCGAGGCGATGGTCTCGCGGTATCAGGACCGGCTCGTGGGCGTCCTGTTGCACATCGTCGGCAACCAGGAGGAGGCCGAGGACCTCTCGCAGGACGTCTTCCTGCGGGTCTACAAGGCGCGCAGGGGGTATCGGCCCAAGGCGAAGTTCTCCACCTGGCTGTTCACGATCGCCAACAACCTGGCGATCAACCACGCGCGGAGCAAGGGGCGGAAGCCGACGGCGTCGTTCGGGCCGCCGGGCGACGATTCGAGGGCCGAGAGCCCGGCGTACGGCGTCCCGGGCCGGGAGGCGACCGCGTCGGCCCAGATGCGCAAGGTCGAGCTGTCGGAGATCGTCCGCGACGCCTTGCAGGTCCTCAACGAGGACCAGAAGATGGCCGTGCTCCTGAACAAGTTCGAGGAGATGAGCTACGCCGAGATCGCCCAGGTGATGAACCGCTCGCCGGCCGCGGTCAAGTCGCTCCTCGCCCGCGCCCGCAACGAGCTTCGCGAGCGGCTGGAGCCCTACCTGGAGCTGGACGCCCCCGCCCCCGCGCCTCGGACGACGGGGGGCTGA